Proteins from a genomic interval of Longimicrobium sp.:
- a CDS encoding DEAD/DEAH box helicase has translation MGVGGRRGARRRLGRGRPPAAPGGAGARRPPRGRRPRGRALAAARRARSRPDGGGRVPPATAGRRHPGGGACAAARRPLGRGDRGRGRDGARPYALWAASLARRRLLLWGDPHQLGPVCPVRDPAARGVLGRSLFHHLGCDRAAVEDPRRPVLRVQHRMAPPIRRLVSDAFYDGILQDGAAVLGRPGTVEVLDSAGLAEARVVGGSRTNEVHARMAAGRVERLRRQGVGSIAVLTPYRAQVDRLRAAIAERVSDMERSGGLIGTVHSAQGSEHDAVIVDLVATRHDPGRFLDERGNPEAASLLCVALSRARTSLTLLADPQALPHGGVARRALMAAKRANAA, from the coding sequence ATGGGCGTGGGGGGTCGCCGGGGCGCTCGGCGCCGGCTGGGACGCGGCCGCCCGCCTGCGGCGCCTGGAGGCGCGGGCGCAAGGCGTCCTCCGCGAGGACGGCGCCCGCGTGGACGCGCTCTCGCTGCTGCGCGACGCGCGCGCTCTCGGCCGGACGGTGGCGGCCGCGTCCCGCCCGCCACGGCTGGTCGGCGCCACCCTGGCGGAGGCGCTTGTGCGGCCGCCCGCCGGCCCCTGGGACGCGGTGATCGTGGACGAGGCCGCGATGGCGCACGTCCCTACGCCCTCTGGGCGGCCTCGCTCGCCCGGCGCCGGCTCCTCCTCTGGGGCGACCCGCACCAGCTCGGGCCGGTGTGCCCCGTGCGCGATCCCGCCGCCCGCGGAGTGCTCGGCAGGAGCCTCTTCCACCACCTGGGGTGCGACCGGGCCGCCGTGGAGGACCCCCGGCGCCCGGTGCTGCGGGTGCAGCACCGGATGGCCCCGCCGATCCGCCGCCTCGTGTCCGACGCCTTCTACGACGGGATCCTCCAGGACGGCGCGGCCGTCCTGGGCCGCCCCGGCACGGTGGAGGTGCTGGACAGCGCGGGGCTCGCCGAGGCACGCGTGGTGGGCGGCAGCCGCACGAACGAGGTCCACGCGCGCATGGCGGCCGGGCGGGTGGAGCGGCTCCGCCGTCAGGGCGTGGGCTCCATCGCCGTCCTCACCCCCTACCGCGCCCAGGTGGACCGGCTGCGCGCGGCCATCGCGGAGCGCGTCTCCGACATGGAACGCTCGGGCGGCCTGATCGGCACCGTGCACAGCGCGCAGGGGAGTGAGCACGACGCGGTGATCGTCGACCTGGTCGCCACCCGGCACGATCCCGGCCGCTTCCTGGACGAGCGCGGCAACCCCGAGGCCGCCTCGCTCCTGTGCGTCGCGCTGTCGCGGGCGCGCACCTCGCTCACCCTGCTGGCGGACCCACAGGCGCTCCCGCACGGCGGCGTCGCGCGGCGCGCGCTCATGGCCGCGAAGCGGGCGAACGCGGCCTGA